A section of the Phycodurus eques isolate BA_2022a chromosome 4, UOR_Pequ_1.1, whole genome shotgun sequence genome encodes:
- the LOC133401741 gene encoding urokinase plasminogen activator surface receptor-like has protein sequence MHHLLLLFGILHLPKAYTLKCYECAAGSSATCIDKTKECPPLATQCSALRLIVYSGESVIADVNGKSCSFADHCAQASVNFGVTRTILTNQCCTTDLCNSLAVPDLSETRPNGKKCFTCNGLQCAATVECQGNEYHCISTTVDVKGQKTAMKGCASKQLCTNTEQMEGLIGNQISCCEGDYCNSGSRPRAGLLLLGAPLLPLVIMSP, from the exons ATGCATCACCTGCTGTTACTATTTGGGATTTTACACCTTCCTAAAG CCTATACTTTGAAGTGTTATGAATGTGCAGCTGGAAGCTCAGCGACCTGCATCGACAAGACAAAAGAATGCCCCCCACTGGCGACGCAGTGTAGTGCACTCCGATTAATCGTGTATTCAG GCGAGTCGGTTATTGCGGACGTCAATGGGAAAAGCTGCAGCTTTGCTGACCACTGTGCACAGGCCTCAGTCAATTTTGGAGTGACCAGGACCATACTTACCAACCAGTGTTGCACCACCGACCTGTGCAACAGCCTTGCTGTGCCGG ACTTAAGCGAGACCAGGCCCAATGGTAAAAAATGTTTCACCTGCAATGGGCTACAATGCGCTGCCACAGTGGAATGTCAAGGCAATGAGTACCACTGCATCTCAACGACAG TGGACGTGAAAGGCCAAAAGACGGCTATGAAGGGCTGCGCCTCCAAGCAATTGTGCACCAATACGGAACAGATGGAAGGACTCATTGGAAATCAGATCAGCTGCTGTGAGGGCGACTACTGCAACAGTGGTAGCAGACCAAGAGCTGGCCTCCTGCTGTTGGGAGCACCGCTGCTCCCTTTGGTTATTATGTCGCCTTAA